In one window of Brachyhypopomus gauderio isolate BG-103 unplaced genomic scaffold, BGAUD_0.2 sc164, whole genome shotgun sequence DNA:
- the mrps23 gene encoding small ribosomal subunit protein mS23, with product MAGSRLQKYGTVFTRVRDLMRAGVIKQTEKPLWFDVYAAFPPSREPLYVKPVRTGRRHTKDPVPDILYEEDQIRAKFFELYGSGPKAFDLTNSKFVSTCQRFVEMYSRLASRGDVDADLLLEQTGRALLAEGVVLRRKGRPAVAAKTRDPVLDMKLADMLTDTAVTTSASEELPQTVNTDSSTAS from the exons ATGGCTGGCAGTCGGCTTCAGAAATATGGCACCGTGTTTACCCG AGTTCGTGATCTGATGCGTGCCGGAGTCATCAAGCAGACGGAAAAGCCGCTGTGGTTTGACGTGTACGCCGCGTTCCCTCCCAGTAGAGAACCACTCTACGTTAAACCAGTAAGGACTGGGCGGCGACACACCAAGGACCCGGTGCCCGACATCCTCTACGAGGAAGACCAGATACGAGC AAAATTCTTTGAGCTGTACGGAAGCGGCCCGAAAGCGTTTGATCTCACAAATAGCAAATTTGTGTCGACATGCCAGAG GTTTGTGGAGATGTACAGCAGGTTGGCGAGCAGGGGCGACGTGGACGCAGACCTGCTGTTGGAGCAAACGGGGAGGGCGCTCCTCGCCGAGGGCGTGGTGCTCCGGAGGAAAGGTCGTCCCGCT GTGGCAGCAAAGACGCGCGATCCTGTTTTGGATATGAAATTGGCTGACATGTTAACAGACACGGCTGTTACGACTTCTGCTTCAGAGGAACTTCCACAGACAGTCAACACTGACAGCTCAACAGCCTCATAA
- the LOC143501237 gene encoding nitric oxide synthase, inducible-like isoform X2 produces MGKKIIEETTKELPQHQTNQVKGDWKNRCPMSMRVKNFQNGFSHQDTLYHKAIKSHLCKPKVCEGSIMTPKTLTRSPNVAPPSTNELLIQAIDFINQYYKSFKVSKTEEHLARVNEVAREIDATGSYQLTTEELAFGAKQAWRNAPRCIGRIQWSNLQLFDARKCQTAKEMFERLCAHIKFATNEGNIRSAITVFPQRTDGQHDFRVWNSQLVRYAGYQMEDGSVVGDPANVEFTEICIQLGWTPKFGQFDVVPLVLQANGEDPELFEIPPELVLEVQMEHPHYDWFKELNLKWYALPAVTGMLLEIGGLEFPACPFNGWYTGAEIGTRNYCDRHRYNILERVGRRMGLETHKMSSLWMDEALVAVNIAVIHSFQKNKVTISDHHSISESFMQHMENEVRLRGGCPADWVWLVPPMSGSLTPVFHQEMINYILSPFFYYQTDPWVTHVWKDETKALKKRKIISFKALTKAVVFSQMLMQRALKNRVPCTILYATETGKSQSFAKKLQAILSCAFNPRLLCMEDYNVSELEKERLLLVVTSTFGNGDSPGNGESFMKELMNMKSLRNNIRYCVFGLGSRMYPHFCAFAHAVDARLSELGAKRVTSTGEGDELNGQDEAFSAWACTAFQAVCMEFGIEVQLSGHPSLTETWDPLKYRVQPDNSVFERIPALSAVHSKTVFPMKLKWRKNLHSSQSRRSTILVELETGEGKEVLNYAPGDHVGVFPENSPELVTGILKHLPNAPPTNQRLRLENLPDSSFGGAVWQTDERIPACSLIQALTYLLDITTPPSQGFLRKLSQMTKQQNDQQGLLALATDLKAYSDWKAFRRPNFLEVLDEFPSVELSAAFLLSQLPLLKPRLYSISSSPDLHPHELHLTVSVVSYRTQDGEGPLHHGVCSTWLNTLKEGEAVPCFIHGSSGFHLPADPTTPTILIGTGSGIAPFRSFWQQRFHDMNKTGQKWSPMMLVFGCRDPDTDHLYKEETSDMRRNGTLQSITTAYSRQPGQPKVYVQDVLKKQLSEEVWQVLHQSRGHLYVCGGMNMARDVAHTIQEILVGQMGITFTEAEEYLKNLKSEKRYHEDIFGA; encoded by the exons ATGGGGAAGAAGATCATTGAAGAGACGACTAAAGAGCTGCCCCAGCATCAGACAAACCAG GTTAAAGGCGACTGGAAGAATCGGTGCCCTATGTCAATGCGTGTTAAGAACTTTCAGAATGGATTCAGCCATCAAGATACTCTGTATCACAAGGCTATCAAG AGTCATCTCTGCAAACCCAAAGTTTGTGAGGGTTCAATAATGACCCCGAAGACTCTCACACGCTCTCCCAACGTGGCCCCACCTTCTACAAATGAGCTCCTCATCCAGGCCATCGACTTCATCAACCAGTACTACAAGTCTTTCAAAGT CTCCAAAACAGAAGAGCATTTGGCTCGTGTTAATGAAGTTGCTCGGGAAATAGATGCTACAGGATCTTATCAGCTCACCACAGAAGAACTCGCGTTTGGAGCCAAACAGGCATGGAGGAACGCACCAAGGTGCATTGGGCGGATTCAGTGGTCTAACTTGCAG CTGTTTGATGCTCGCAAATGCCAAACCGCAAAGGAAATGTTTGAGCGCTTGTGTGCTCATATCAAATTTGccacaaatgaaggaaatataAG atCAGCCATCACTGTTTTCCCACAAAGAACTGATGGCCAACATGATTTCCGTGTCTGGAACAGTCAGCTCGTAAGATATGCTGGATATCAGATGGAGGATGGCAGTGTAGTAGGAGACCCTGCTAATGTGGAATTCACAGAG ATTTGTATCCAGCTTGGATGGACACCAAAGTTTGGCCAGTTTGATGTGGTGCCACTGGTTTTGCAAGCCAACGGGGAAGATCCTGAATTGTTTGAAATCCCCCCTGAGCTGGTGCTGGAGGTTCAAATGGAGCATCCTCA TTATGATTGGTTCAAAGAGCTGAACCTCAAATGGTATGCCCTGCCTGCGGTGACCGGCATGCTATTGGAGATCGGAGGTCTGGAGTTCCCAGCATGCCCTTTCAACGGCTGGTACACGGGTGCTGAGATCGGCACGAGGAACTACTGTGATCGCCATCGCTACAACATTCTAGAG CGAGTTGGTCGTCGTATGGGCTTGGAGACCCACAAGATGTCCTCACTGTGGATGGACGAGGCTCTAGTTGCCGTCAACATTGCAGTAATTCATAGCTTCCAG aaaaacaagGTGACCATCAGCGACCACCACTCCATTTCTGAGTCCTTCATGCAGCACATGGAGAATGAAGTGCGTCTGCGTGGGGGCTGCCCCGCTGACTGGGTCTGGCTGGTGCCCCCTATGTCTGGTTCTCTTACCCCCGTGTTCCACCAGGAGATGATCAATTACATCCTCTCCCCTTTCTTCTACTACCAG ACTGATCCTTGGGTAACACATGTGTGGAAAGATGAGACAAAAGCACTGAAGAAGCGAAAAATAATCAGCTTCAAAGCCTTGACCAA GGCTGTTGTTTTCTCCCAAATGCTCATGCAAAGAGCCTTGAAGAACAGAGTGCCTTGCACCATCCTCTATGCTACTGAAACAGGGAAATCACAGTCCTTTGCCAAGAAGCTGCAGGCCATACTCAGCTGTGCCTTCAACCCCAGG TTACTCTGCATGGAGGACTACAATGTTTCTGAGCTTGAGAAAGAGCGACTGTTGCTGGTGGTAACAAGCACTTTTGGTAATGGAGACAGTCCAGGAAATGGAGAG AGTTTCATGAAGGAGCTGATGAATATGAAAAGTCTCAGAAACAACATCAG GTACTGCGTCTTTGGTCTGGGCTCTCGCATGTACCCCCATTTCTGTGCCTTCGCCCATGCTGTGGATGCCAGGTTGTCCGAGTTGGGAGCCAAGCGTGTGACTTCCACAGGGGAGGGAGATGAGCTCAATGGTCAGGATGAGGCGTTCTCCGCATGGGCCTGCACAGCATTCCAG GCTGTGTGTATGGAGTTTGGCATTGAAGTCCAACTCTCAGGACATCCGAGTCTAACTGAGACCTGGGACCCTCTGAAATACAGAGTGCAGCCTGACAACAGTGTCTTTGAACGCATCCCAG CTCTCTCTGCAGTGCACTCTAAGACTGTATTTCCCATGAAACTGAAGTGGAGGAAGAACCTACACAGCTCTCAGTCGAG ACGCTCTACTATACTGGTAGAGCTAGAGACAGGTGAAGGGAAAGAGGTTCTGAATTACGCTCCAGGGGATCATGTGGGCGTTTTCCCAGAGAACTCACCTGAGCTGGTGACTGGCATTCTGAAGCACCTCCCCAATGCTCCTCCCACCAATCAACGTCTTCGTCTAGAGAATCTCCCTGATTCCAGCTTTG GGGGCGCAGTGTGGCAGACAGATGAACGTATCCCAGCATGCAGTCTGATACAGGCTCTTACGTACCTCTTGGATATCACCACCCCACCTTCCCAAGGCTTTCTGCGCAAGCTCTCGCAAATGACCAAGCAGCAAAATGACCAACAAGGACTGCTAGCACTCGCAACG GACCTGAAGGCTTATTCAGACTGGAAGGCGTTCCGTAGGCCCAACTTCCTGGAGGTCCTGGATGAATTCCCTTCCGTGGAGCTCTCTGCAGCTTTCCTGCTCAGTCAGCTTCCGCTGCTGAAGCCCCGCCTCTACTCCATCAGCTCCTCCCCAGACCTCCACCCTCACGAGCTCCACCTCACCGTGTCCGTGGTCAGCTACCGAACGCAGG ACGGAGAGGGTCCTCTACACCATGGTGTCTGCAGCACCTGGCTCAACACCCTTAAAGAAGGAGAAGCAGTTCCCTGCTTCATTCATGG ATCCAGTGGGTTCCACCTCCCAGCAgaccccaccacacccaccatccTAATTGGAACAGGAAGTGGCATCGCCCCCTTCAGGAGCTTCTGGCAACAGCGCTTCCACGACATGAACAAGACAG GTCAGAAATGGAGCCCAATGATGCTGGTGTTTGGCTGCCGTGATCCAGACACAGATCACCTGTACAAAGAAGAAACTTCTGACATGAGAAGAAACGGCACCCTGCAGAGCATCACGACAGCATACTCTCGCCAGCCTGGTCAACCTAAG GTCTACGTTCAAGATGTTCTGAAGAAACAGCTTAGCGAAGAGGTTTGGCAGGTGCTCCATCAGAGCCGTGGACACCTGTATGTGTGCGGGGGAATGAATATGGCCCGGGATGTTGCTCACACCATACAGGAGATTCTGGTTGGTCAAATGGGGATAACCTTCACAGAGGCTGAGGAGTATCTGAAAAATCTGAAG TCAGAGAAGCGGTACCATGAAGACATCTTTGGAGCCTAA
- the LOC143501237 gene encoding nitric oxide synthase, inducible-like isoform X1, which produces MGKKIIEETTKELPQHQTNQQVKGDWKNRCPMSMRVKNFQNGFSHQDTLYHKAIKSHLCKPKVCEGSIMTPKTLTRSPNVAPPSTNELLIQAIDFINQYYKSFKVSKTEEHLARVNEVAREIDATGSYQLTTEELAFGAKQAWRNAPRCIGRIQWSNLQLFDARKCQTAKEMFERLCAHIKFATNEGNIRSAITVFPQRTDGQHDFRVWNSQLVRYAGYQMEDGSVVGDPANVEFTEICIQLGWTPKFGQFDVVPLVLQANGEDPELFEIPPELVLEVQMEHPHYDWFKELNLKWYALPAVTGMLLEIGGLEFPACPFNGWYTGAEIGTRNYCDRHRYNILERVGRRMGLETHKMSSLWMDEALVAVNIAVIHSFQKNKVTISDHHSISESFMQHMENEVRLRGGCPADWVWLVPPMSGSLTPVFHQEMINYILSPFFYYQTDPWVTHVWKDETKALKKRKIISFKALTKAVVFSQMLMQRALKNRVPCTILYATETGKSQSFAKKLQAILSCAFNPRLLCMEDYNVSELEKERLLLVVTSTFGNGDSPGNGESFMKELMNMKSLRNNIRYCVFGLGSRMYPHFCAFAHAVDARLSELGAKRVTSTGEGDELNGQDEAFSAWACTAFQAVCMEFGIEVQLSGHPSLTETWDPLKYRVQPDNSVFERIPALSAVHSKTVFPMKLKWRKNLHSSQSRRSTILVELETGEGKEVLNYAPGDHVGVFPENSPELVTGILKHLPNAPPTNQRLRLENLPDSSFGGAVWQTDERIPACSLIQALTYLLDITTPPSQGFLRKLSQMTKQQNDQQGLLALATDLKAYSDWKAFRRPNFLEVLDEFPSVELSAAFLLSQLPLLKPRLYSISSSPDLHPHELHLTVSVVSYRTQDGEGPLHHGVCSTWLNTLKEGEAVPCFIHGSSGFHLPADPTTPTILIGTGSGIAPFRSFWQQRFHDMNKTGQKWSPMMLVFGCRDPDTDHLYKEETSDMRRNGTLQSITTAYSRQPGQPKVYVQDVLKKQLSEEVWQVLHQSRGHLYVCGGMNMARDVAHTIQEILVGQMGITFTEAEEYLKNLKSEKRYHEDIFGA; this is translated from the exons ATGGGGAAGAAGATCATTGAAGAGACGACTAAAGAGCTGCCCCAGCATCAGACAAACCAG CAGGTTAAAGGCGACTGGAAGAATCGGTGCCCTATGTCAATGCGTGTTAAGAACTTTCAGAATGGATTCAGCCATCAAGATACTCTGTATCACAAGGCTATCAAG AGTCATCTCTGCAAACCCAAAGTTTGTGAGGGTTCAATAATGACCCCGAAGACTCTCACACGCTCTCCCAACGTGGCCCCACCTTCTACAAATGAGCTCCTCATCCAGGCCATCGACTTCATCAACCAGTACTACAAGTCTTTCAAAGT CTCCAAAACAGAAGAGCATTTGGCTCGTGTTAATGAAGTTGCTCGGGAAATAGATGCTACAGGATCTTATCAGCTCACCACAGAAGAACTCGCGTTTGGAGCCAAACAGGCATGGAGGAACGCACCAAGGTGCATTGGGCGGATTCAGTGGTCTAACTTGCAG CTGTTTGATGCTCGCAAATGCCAAACCGCAAAGGAAATGTTTGAGCGCTTGTGTGCTCATATCAAATTTGccacaaatgaaggaaatataAG atCAGCCATCACTGTTTTCCCACAAAGAACTGATGGCCAACATGATTTCCGTGTCTGGAACAGTCAGCTCGTAAGATATGCTGGATATCAGATGGAGGATGGCAGTGTAGTAGGAGACCCTGCTAATGTGGAATTCACAGAG ATTTGTATCCAGCTTGGATGGACACCAAAGTTTGGCCAGTTTGATGTGGTGCCACTGGTTTTGCAAGCCAACGGGGAAGATCCTGAATTGTTTGAAATCCCCCCTGAGCTGGTGCTGGAGGTTCAAATGGAGCATCCTCA TTATGATTGGTTCAAAGAGCTGAACCTCAAATGGTATGCCCTGCCTGCGGTGACCGGCATGCTATTGGAGATCGGAGGTCTGGAGTTCCCAGCATGCCCTTTCAACGGCTGGTACACGGGTGCTGAGATCGGCACGAGGAACTACTGTGATCGCCATCGCTACAACATTCTAGAG CGAGTTGGTCGTCGTATGGGCTTGGAGACCCACAAGATGTCCTCACTGTGGATGGACGAGGCTCTAGTTGCCGTCAACATTGCAGTAATTCATAGCTTCCAG aaaaacaagGTGACCATCAGCGACCACCACTCCATTTCTGAGTCCTTCATGCAGCACATGGAGAATGAAGTGCGTCTGCGTGGGGGCTGCCCCGCTGACTGGGTCTGGCTGGTGCCCCCTATGTCTGGTTCTCTTACCCCCGTGTTCCACCAGGAGATGATCAATTACATCCTCTCCCCTTTCTTCTACTACCAG ACTGATCCTTGGGTAACACATGTGTGGAAAGATGAGACAAAAGCACTGAAGAAGCGAAAAATAATCAGCTTCAAAGCCTTGACCAA GGCTGTTGTTTTCTCCCAAATGCTCATGCAAAGAGCCTTGAAGAACAGAGTGCCTTGCACCATCCTCTATGCTACTGAAACAGGGAAATCACAGTCCTTTGCCAAGAAGCTGCAGGCCATACTCAGCTGTGCCTTCAACCCCAGG TTACTCTGCATGGAGGACTACAATGTTTCTGAGCTTGAGAAAGAGCGACTGTTGCTGGTGGTAACAAGCACTTTTGGTAATGGAGACAGTCCAGGAAATGGAGAG AGTTTCATGAAGGAGCTGATGAATATGAAAAGTCTCAGAAACAACATCAG GTACTGCGTCTTTGGTCTGGGCTCTCGCATGTACCCCCATTTCTGTGCCTTCGCCCATGCTGTGGATGCCAGGTTGTCCGAGTTGGGAGCCAAGCGTGTGACTTCCACAGGGGAGGGAGATGAGCTCAATGGTCAGGATGAGGCGTTCTCCGCATGGGCCTGCACAGCATTCCAG GCTGTGTGTATGGAGTTTGGCATTGAAGTCCAACTCTCAGGACATCCGAGTCTAACTGAGACCTGGGACCCTCTGAAATACAGAGTGCAGCCTGACAACAGTGTCTTTGAACGCATCCCAG CTCTCTCTGCAGTGCACTCTAAGACTGTATTTCCCATGAAACTGAAGTGGAGGAAGAACCTACACAGCTCTCAGTCGAG ACGCTCTACTATACTGGTAGAGCTAGAGACAGGTGAAGGGAAAGAGGTTCTGAATTACGCTCCAGGGGATCATGTGGGCGTTTTCCCAGAGAACTCACCTGAGCTGGTGACTGGCATTCTGAAGCACCTCCCCAATGCTCCTCCCACCAATCAACGTCTTCGTCTAGAGAATCTCCCTGATTCCAGCTTTG GGGGCGCAGTGTGGCAGACAGATGAACGTATCCCAGCATGCAGTCTGATACAGGCTCTTACGTACCTCTTGGATATCACCACCCCACCTTCCCAAGGCTTTCTGCGCAAGCTCTCGCAAATGACCAAGCAGCAAAATGACCAACAAGGACTGCTAGCACTCGCAACG GACCTGAAGGCTTATTCAGACTGGAAGGCGTTCCGTAGGCCCAACTTCCTGGAGGTCCTGGATGAATTCCCTTCCGTGGAGCTCTCTGCAGCTTTCCTGCTCAGTCAGCTTCCGCTGCTGAAGCCCCGCCTCTACTCCATCAGCTCCTCCCCAGACCTCCACCCTCACGAGCTCCACCTCACCGTGTCCGTGGTCAGCTACCGAACGCAGG ACGGAGAGGGTCCTCTACACCATGGTGTCTGCAGCACCTGGCTCAACACCCTTAAAGAAGGAGAAGCAGTTCCCTGCTTCATTCATGG ATCCAGTGGGTTCCACCTCCCAGCAgaccccaccacacccaccatccTAATTGGAACAGGAAGTGGCATCGCCCCCTTCAGGAGCTTCTGGCAACAGCGCTTCCACGACATGAACAAGACAG GTCAGAAATGGAGCCCAATGATGCTGGTGTTTGGCTGCCGTGATCCAGACACAGATCACCTGTACAAAGAAGAAACTTCTGACATGAGAAGAAACGGCACCCTGCAGAGCATCACGACAGCATACTCTCGCCAGCCTGGTCAACCTAAG GTCTACGTTCAAGATGTTCTGAAGAAACAGCTTAGCGAAGAGGTTTGGCAGGTGCTCCATCAGAGCCGTGGACACCTGTATGTGTGCGGGGGAATGAATATGGCCCGGGATGTTGCTCACACCATACAGGAGATTCTGGTTGGTCAAATGGGGATAACCTTCACAGAGGCTGAGGAGTATCTGAAAAATCTGAAG TCAGAGAAGCGGTACCATGAAGACATCTTTGGAGCCTAA
- the LOC143501238 gene encoding rho-related GTP-binding protein RhoG-like, translating to MQSVKCVVVGDGAVGKTCLLISYTTNAFPKEYVPTVFDNYSSQTTVDSKPINLNLWDTAGQEAYDRLRTISYPQTNVFIICFSISSPTSYENVKLKWHPEVSQHCPNVPVLLVGTKKDQRKDPDVLKKLKEQNQVPVTQQQGETMARQIRAVKYLECSALNQDGVSDIFVEAVRAFLNPRPMAPKKTCELL from the coding sequence ATGCAAAGCGTCAAGTGTGTTGTGGTCGGGGACGGCGCTGTAGGAAAGACCTGCCTTCTGATCTCCTACACCACAAACGCCTTCCCTAAAGAATACGTCCCTACGGTATTTGACAACTACAGCTCCCAGACCACAGTGGACAGCAAACCCATCAACCTTAACCTATGGGACACCGCGGGTCAGGAGGCATACGATCGCCTGCGTACCATCTCCTACCCGCAAACCAACGTCTTCATCATCTGCTTCTCCATATCCAGTCCAACGTCGTACGAGAACGTCAAGCTCAAGTGGCATCCCGAGGTGTCGCAGCACTGCCCCAATGTGCCCGTCCTCTTGGTGGGGACCAAAAAGGACCAGAGAAAAGATCCGGACGTTTTGAAGAAACTGAAGGAGCAGAACCAGGTTCCGGTCACCCAGCAACAGGGCGAGACCATGGCTCGACAAATCAGAGCCGTCAAGTACCTCGAGTGCTCGGCTCTCAACCAGGACGGAGTGTCGGACATATTCGTGGAGGCAGTCCGGGCCTTCCTGAACCCTAGACCCATGGCACCGAAAAAAACATGTGAACTTTTATGA